One region of Lentimicrobium sp. L6 genomic DNA includes:
- a CDS encoding PAS domain S-box protein: MKKILAIDDQHDNLVIIKAVIVNNIPGCEVYTALSGHDGIELAKEIQPDVILLDIIMPVLDGYATCEILKRSEETKHIPVIMITAIRTDSKSRIRGLNMGADAFLSKPIDAIEFTAQVNVMLRIKAAEDRLRDKNKDLEKIIEKRTFELVESERKYRSLYDYAPLPYQSLNEDGTLCDVNPAWLSTLGYTRDEVLGKSYADFLDPITRKTFESSFSALKSRGWASGVHFKLQHKDQSFIDVSLEGSVAYNKDGSFKQTYGVFQDISQRMKAEKENAKLNAAVRQSPSIIVITDTEGKIEYVNPKFSELTGYSLEECIGELP, encoded by the coding sequence ATGAAAAAGATTCTAGCCATAGATGACCAACATGATAATCTCGTGATTATTAAAGCGGTAATTGTGAATAATATACCAGGATGTGAGGTATACACTGCTTTGTCAGGTCATGACGGAATTGAATTAGCAAAAGAAATCCAACCCGATGTTATATTGCTAGATATCATTATGCCAGTATTGGATGGTTATGCCACTTGCGAAATTCTTAAAAGATCTGAAGAAACTAAACATATCCCTGTGATTATGATTACTGCTATTCGAACCGATTCTAAAAGTAGGATTAGAGGTTTGAATATGGGAGCAGATGCGTTTCTGTCTAAGCCTATTGATGCCATAGAATTTACTGCCCAAGTGAATGTGATGCTTAGAATAAAAGCAGCCGAGGATAGATTAAGAGATAAAAATAAAGATTTAGAAAAAATCATTGAGAAGCGTACTTTTGAGCTGGTAGAAAGCGAAAGAAAATATCGTTCTCTATATGATTATGCCCCCCTCCCATATCAATCTTTAAATGAGGATGGTACCCTTTGCGATGTAAATCCAGCCTGGTTAAGTACTTTAGGATATACCCGCGATGAAGTGTTAGGTAAAAGTTATGCAGACTTTTTAGATCCTATTACTCGCAAAACATTTGAAAGTAGCTTCTCAGCATTAAAAAGTAGAGGTTGGGCAAGTGGTGTTCATTTTAAATTACAACATAAAGATCAATCCTTTATCGATGTTTCTTTAGAAGGAAGTGTAGCCTATAATAAAGATGGGAGTTTTAAACAAACTTATGGTGTTTTTCAAGATATCAGTCAAAGGATGAAGGCAGAGAAGGAGAATGCTAAGCTGAATGCAGCTGTTAGGCAAAGCCCTTCTATTATAGTTATAACTGATACTGAAGGGAAAATAGAATATGTAAATCCTAAATTTTCTGAATTAACTGGTTATTCTTTGGAAGAATGCATAGGGGAATTACC
- a CDS encoding response regulator → MNKIVFRTIGGRLTFWFLFLALIPLLVGILIAYNMQSKTIERETFNKLTAVRDLKVRELNAWLDERLGDVHIIAEDFEIRGLGIAFNAKETSFADIEKMENASSILKRYLVAFKDYEEIFLINAETGIIEVSTNPQFIGLNKRTNSYFTKPLETEGIFIKDIHYYDHLNKPQMCISIPVYDKEFKTQVLAVLVVRIDLEKSLYHLLENNTGMGETGETLIVNKNVIALNDLKYANDAILKIKIDAEPAVNAAAGHTGITKTLDYRGEEVLAAYTYIPKTMWGFISKQDMVELNMPIKTLGQNYILLFFISALTILLVVFWLSKRISQPISNMYNVSKKIKDGDYSARNTITSVDEIGALGTAINEMSDAIASKNTIQNAISKITRVMIGNNSFEEFTERLLEQLLEITKSQICIVYSFDRESFEYRYFTSIGAKKELFKPFTVDAAEGEFHSAIKKKSIVYLNNIPEETNFKYVTSFGHAQVKGIITIPIIIDKEVIGIISLSSIYAYTPVVYEILETSWQSINIAYSNLLANQKTQVLAQSLYKTNQQLEAQTEELQDQTEELHDHANELQRSAQELHEQNVELEAQRKQVESANQLKSEFLSNMSHELRTPLNSIMALSRVLIMQAKDKLNTEENSYLEIVERNGKRLLDLINNILDLSKIESGKMDIAVSSISLKTLIQMIVENIQGLSEEKGIAIALNISENFPMVETDEARLHQVLLNIVGNAVKFTNEGSIGIHVIEESGRACIAVSDTGVGIPKEILPHVFDEFRQADGTSSRQFQGTGLGLAIAQKLTGILGGEIKVESVLGSGSIFTICIPIKWDNIEMVQPVEKLNLEVFEEAKKTILVVDDEPKTIAEISNSLQQSGYDVISTTSGKEAIRLAKEYQPFAITLDVVMPEMDGWEVLQELKNDFLTKDIPVIIASVSNDQETGFALGAIGYLNKPVNKAALISEIYKSHHYPKTIMIVDDNEFESEQLKKMIEKEGLSTILASSGPNCLKSLEFSSPDVIILDLLMPEMDGFEVLNKIRANKKTKDIPVIIVSAKDLTAQDKADLSGKIEKVFTKGEASQSELLTEINRIINQLGKSNISTSTNTSQKSILIVEDNIEAIAQVKTVLKSENYKVEIAVGGQEAIEFLKDNTPDGIILDLMMPKVDGFKVMSSIRANLQSKSIPIIILTAKDLKPEDLAIINDHQVAQIIQKGDINIEGLLATVKKMIYPMSHDSQVTQKYELVETNGKPHVLIIEDHLDNMISIKAILGNRYHISEAVDGARGVEMIKSLKPDMVLLDMSLPIKSGQEVLAEIRADAKTIDIPIIAVTAMAMKGDKERFIEMGCSGYVSKPIDGEKLLLEIKKYI, encoded by the coding sequence ATGAATAAGATTGTATTTAGAACTATAGGTGGTAGATTAACATTTTGGTTTCTATTTTTAGCACTGATTCCATTACTAGTTGGAATTCTAATTGCTTATAATATGCAAAGTAAAACTATTGAAAGAGAGACTTTCAATAAGTTGACTGCCGTTCGCGATTTAAAAGTTCGTGAATTAAATGCTTGGCTCGATGAAAGGTTAGGGGATGTCCATATTATTGCTGAGGATTTTGAAATTAGAGGGCTAGGCATAGCTTTTAATGCAAAGGAGACGAGTTTTGCTGATATTGAGAAAATGGAAAATGCATCTTCTATATTGAAAAGATACTTAGTGGCATTTAAGGATTATGAAGAAATATTTCTCATTAACGCTGAAACTGGTATCATTGAGGTTTCAACGAATCCTCAATTTATAGGCCTTAATAAAAGGACCAATAGTTATTTCACAAAACCATTAGAAACAGAGGGAATCTTTATCAAGGACATTCACTATTATGATCATTTGAATAAACCACAAATGTGTATTTCTATACCCGTTTATGATAAAGAATTCAAAACCCAAGTTTTAGCTGTATTGGTTGTCCGAATAGATTTAGAAAAATCCCTTTATCATTTATTAGAAAACAATACAGGGATGGGTGAAACAGGGGAGACGCTAATTGTAAATAAGAATGTTATTGCGCTCAATGATTTAAAATATGCAAACGATGCCATTCTGAAAATTAAAATTGATGCAGAACCTGCTGTTAATGCTGCCGCTGGTCATACAGGTATTACCAAGACTTTAGATTATAGAGGAGAAGAAGTACTTGCAGCTTATACCTATATTCCAAAGACAATGTGGGGGTTTATCTCTAAGCAAGATATGGTGGAATTAAACATGCCTATTAAAACTCTTGGACAGAACTATATTCTTCTTTTCTTTATTTCTGCATTAACTATTCTTCTTGTTGTTTTTTGGTTGAGTAAAAGAATATCTCAGCCCATTTCAAATATGTATAATGTATCAAAAAAAATAAAGGACGGTGATTATTCAGCTAGAAATACCATAACATCAGTTGATGAAATTGGTGCTTTAGGAACCGCGATCAATGAAATGTCAGATGCGATTGCCTCAAAAAATACAATTCAAAATGCAATTTCAAAGATAACAAGAGTGATGATCGGAAATAATTCTTTTGAAGAATTTACTGAACGACTGCTGGAACAATTATTGGAAATCACAAAATCGCAAATTTGCATAGTATATTCTTTTGATAGAGAGAGTTTTGAGTATAGGTATTTTACATCAATAGGTGCTAAAAAAGAATTGTTTAAACCATTTACAGTAGACGCTGCTGAAGGTGAATTTCATTCTGCGATTAAAAAGAAAAGTATAGTTTATCTCAATAATATTCCTGAAGAAACAAATTTTAAATATGTGACCAGCTTTGGACATGCACAGGTAAAAGGAATTATTACTATTCCTATAATTATTGATAAGGAAGTGATAGGGATTATCTCTTTGTCAAGCATATATGCTTATACACCAGTAGTTTATGAGATTCTCGAAACTTCTTGGCAGAGTATAAATATAGCTTATTCCAATCTATTGGCCAATCAAAAAACGCAGGTTTTAGCTCAAAGCTTATATAAGACCAATCAACAACTAGAGGCCCAAACTGAGGAATTACAAGACCAGACAGAGGAGCTTCATGATCATGCTAATGAATTACAAAGATCAGCCCAAGAGCTACATGAGCAAAATGTAGAACTCGAAGCGCAAAGGAAACAAGTGGAGTCTGCCAATCAGTTAAAAAGCGAATTTCTATCAAATATGAGTCATGAACTCAGGACTCCTCTAAACTCAATAATGGCACTCTCTCGCGTACTCATTATGCAGGCAAAAGATAAACTTAATACAGAAGAAAATAGTTATCTGGAAATAGTGGAACGAAATGGAAAGCGACTACTAGATTTAATTAATAACATCCTCGATTTATCAAAAATAGAATCAGGGAAAATGGATATAGCAGTATCCTCTATTTCACTCAAGACCCTTATACAGATGATAGTGGAAAACATTCAAGGCTTGAGTGAAGAAAAAGGGATAGCTATTGCTTTGAACATCTCAGAAAATTTCCCAATGGTAGAAACTGATGAAGCAAGGTTACATCAGGTATTACTTAATATTGTCGGAAATGCGGTGAAATTTACAAATGAAGGAAGCATAGGGATTCATGTAATTGAAGAATCGGGTAGAGCTTGTATAGCAGTTAGTGATACAGGAGTTGGCATACCAAAGGAAATACTTCCTCACGTGTTTGATGAGTTTAGGCAAGCAGATGGAACTTCTTCTCGGCAGTTCCAAGGTACTGGTTTAGGTCTAGCCATTGCTCAAAAATTAACGGGTATTCTAGGTGGAGAGATAAAAGTAGAAAGTGTTTTAGGTAGTGGATCCATCTTTACCATTTGTATACCTATTAAATGGGATAATATAGAAATGGTTCAGCCTGTCGAAAAACTAAACTTAGAAGTATTTGAGGAGGCTAAAAAAACAATACTGGTGGTTGATGATGAACCTAAAACAATAGCTGAGATATCAAATTCTTTACAGCAAAGTGGATATGATGTCATATCTACAACTTCTGGAAAAGAAGCTATTCGTTTGGCAAAAGAGTATCAGCCTTTCGCCATTACCCTAGATGTAGTGATGCCAGAGATGGATGGTTGGGAGGTCTTACAAGAATTGAAGAATGATTTTTTAACAAAAGATATTCCCGTTATTATTGCTTCCGTCTCTAATGATCAGGAAACAGGTTTTGCTCTGGGTGCAATAGGGTATTTAAATAAACCAGTTAATAAAGCAGCGCTAATATCTGAGATTTATAAATCTCATCATTATCCTAAAACCATTATGATTGTCGATGATAATGAATTTGAGTCAGAGCAATTGAAAAAGATGATTGAGAAGGAAGGTTTGAGTACAATCTTGGCATCAAGTGGTCCTAACTGCTTAAAAAGTTTAGAATTTAGCAGTCCTGATGTGATTATATTAGATTTGTTAATGCCAGAAATGGATGGCTTCGAAGTTTTAAATAAGATAAGAGCAAATAAAAAAACAAAAGACATCCCTGTTATCATTGTATCAGCTAAAGATTTAACGGCTCAAGACAAAGCTGATCTTAGTGGAAAGATTGAGAAGGTTTTCACTAAAGGCGAAGCTTCACAATCTGAATTACTAACTGAAATAAATAGAATTATAAATCAATTAGGAAAAAGCAATATTTCTACATCAACAAATACAAGTCAAAAAAGCATTTTGATAGTGGAGGATAATATTGAAGCCATTGCTCAAGTAAAAACGGTCTTGAAATCAGAAAATTATAAGGTAGAAATAGCGGTAGGTGGTCAAGAAGCTATAGAATTTTTAAAAGATAATACTCCTGATGGTATTATTTTAGATTTGATGATGCCTAAGGTTGATGGCTTTAAGGTGATGAGTTCGATTAGAGCAAACCTACAATCGAAAAGCATCCCTATTATTATTTTAACTGCCAAGGATTTAAAACCTGAAGACTTGGCTATCATTAATGACCACCAAGTAGCGCAAATTATACAGAAAGGAGATATTAATATTGAAGGGCTATTAGCAACAGTTAAAAAGATGATATATCCTATGAGTCATGACAGTCAAGTGACTCAAAAATATGAGTTGGTAGAAACAAATGGGAAGCCTCATGTATTGATTATTGAAGATCACTTAGATAATATGATAAGCATAAAAGCAATTCTTGGAAACAGATATCATATTTCTGAGGCTGTGGATGGAGCTAGAGGAGTGGAGATGATAAAATCATTGAAACCTGATATGGTTTTATTAGATATGTCTTTGCCCATAAAAAGTGGTCAGGAGGTGTTAGCAGAAATTCGAGCTGATGCAAAGACGATAGATATCCCAATTATTGCAGTCACAGCAATGGCCATGAAAGGAGATAAAGAGCGATTTATAGAGATGGGTTGTAGCGGCTATGTTTCAAAACCAATTGATGGAGAAAAGCTTCTACTCGAAATTAAAAAATATATATAA
- a CDS encoding protein-glutamate O-methyltransferase CheR — MLNTELKKIVDFLHQEKGIDFSGYREAMLERRTQKRLLNTKCKNYHEYLNLLIQNPQELDLLIDVYTINVSSFFRNPLSFEILRKEIFPTIIEQKQEESKSNIRVWSAGCAKGEEAYSVAILLNEIQDRKKIFNSIYFIATDLDPNALKAAKQAVYTESSIEKIKHGLVKKYFHEKGNAFRLVPIIRDMVQFSSYNLLNIRQKLPPECIYGDFDIVLCRNVLIYMNEKEQHVIFEKLYRSLRPNGYLILGEAELPIVEFKHKFRRLGRHCKIFKKVPFL, encoded by the coding sequence ATGCTCAATACAGAACTAAAGAAAATTGTAGATTTTCTACATCAGGAAAAAGGGATTGATTTTTCGGGATACCGAGAAGCTATGCTGGAGCGAAGAACCCAAAAAAGATTACTCAATACGAAATGCAAGAATTATCATGAATATTTAAATCTTCTTATTCAAAACCCTCAAGAGCTTGACTTATTGATTGACGTCTACACCATTAATGTGAGTAGTTTTTTTAGAAATCCATTGAGTTTTGAAATACTAAGAAAAGAAATATTTCCTACCATTATCGAGCAAAAACAAGAAGAGTCTAAGTCGAATATTCGTGTTTGGTCAGCAGGATGTGCAAAAGGAGAGGAAGCCTATTCGGTGGCCATATTATTAAACGAAATTCAGGATAGAAAGAAAATATTTAACTCCATTTATTTTATTGCAACAGACCTAGATCCCAATGCTTTAAAAGCTGCAAAGCAAGCTGTATATACTGAAAGTAGTATAGAAAAGATCAAGCATGGTTTAGTAAAAAAGTATTTTCATGAGAAAGGAAATGCTTTTCGATTAGTTCCTATCATAAGAGATATGGTTCAGTTTTCGTCTTATAATCTGTTGAATATAAGGCAAAAACTACCACCAGAATGTATTTATGGTGATTTTGATATCGTCTTGTGCCGGAATGTTTTGATATACATGAATGAGAAGGAGCAGCATGTGATTTTTGAGAAGCTTTATCGTTCCTTAAGGCCCAATGGTTATTTAATTCTAGGAGAAGCAGAACTACCAATTGTTGAGTTTAAACATAAGTTTAGAAGACTAGGTCGTCATTGTAAGATATTTAAAAAGGTTCCTTTTTTATAG